The following DNA comes from Candidatus Methylacidiphilum fumarolicum.
ATACTCCTGTCTCATTGTTTGCCGATTGGATGGAAACAAGAAGAGTTTGATCCGTAAGGTGAGAAGATAATTTTTCTAAATCGACTATCCCTTGCTTAGAACAGGGAACAAAACTGATTTTGCATCCATTTTTTTCTAAGGAAAAAGCTGTTTCTAAAACAGCATGATGCTCTATTGCCGATAAAACAATATGGTTTTTCTTTTTCTTGTTTCCATAGACAACCCCCATGAGAGCCAAGGAATCACTCTCTGAACCTCCAGAAGTAAAAATAATTTCCTTGCTTTTAACTCCAAGAAGCTGGGCTACTTTTTCACGGGCCTTTTCTATTAGAAAGCGCGCCTGTCTGCCCTCTTCATGGATGCTGGAAGGATTACCCATGACGGTCATCCCAGAGGCTATTTCTTTGATAACCTCTGGATGCATGGGGGTTGAGGCATTGTAGTCAAGGTAAATGCGTTTCATTACCTATCTTTTGATCTATTCGTTCTTCGTTCTTACGCGAATTTCTTGATCAACAAGAGTGACAATCGAATTGGGAGCAACTGGATGAGTGAGCCAAACATTACCGCCTATGATGCTGCCTGCCCCTATTACTGTTTCTCCTCCAAGAATGGTCGCTCCTGGATAGATAGTGACATAATCTTCTATTGTAGGATGCCTTTTTTGTCCACGCAATCTTCTTCCACCCTTAGTAGATCGTGCACCAAGAGTAACACCATGGTAAATTTTCACATGATGTCCAATTTTGCAGGTTTCCCCAATGACAATACCCGTTCCATGGTCTATGAAAAAATCTGAACCAATCTCGGCTCCTGGATGGATGTCAATCCCTGTTCTGGCATGAGCCCATTCGGTCATCATCCTTGGAATCAATGCCACATTTTCCTGATAAAGCACATGAGCTAATCGATACACAGCTATGGCTTCAATTCCTGGATATGCTAAAAGTACTTCTTCAATACTTGCTGAAGCCGGATCTCCTTCATAGGTAGCTTTTAGATCTGTAGCTAAAATCTTTCTGATTTCTGGAAGCTTAGACAAAAATCTCTGGCATATTGATTCAGCGGTTTGATCCTTTATGGGAGAAAAAAGTAAACTTTTCTCCAGCTCCTCTAATAAAGCTTGATACACTCTTTTTAAAACTTCCAAACAAAACGATCCTACTTTGTCCTGAGAAAGAGAAAGAGAAATATAAAATCCAGGAAATATAAGACTTAAAAGGTCTTCGGTGAGTTTTGAGACGGCTTTTTTGGAGGGAAGATTCTTCCCATCAGCACAATTGATTCCACCATGAATTTTATAAGAGGTAAGAAGCTCCTCTAAAATCAAATTGAAAG
Coding sequences within:
- the epsC gene encoding serine O-acetyltransferase EpsC, with the protein product MEKFSFNLILEELLTSYKIHGGINCADGKNLPSKKAVSKLTEDLLSLIFPGFYISLSLSQDKVGSFCLEVLKRVYQALLEELEKSLLFSPIKDQTAESICQRFLSKLPEIRKILATDLKATYEGDPASASIEEVLLAYPGIEAIAVYRLAHVLYQENVALIPRMMTEWAHARTGIDIHPGAEIGSDFFIDHGTGIVIGETCKIGHHVKIYHGVTLGARSTKGGRRLRGQKRHPTIEDYVTIYPGATILGGETVIGAGSIIGGNVWLTHPVAPNSIVTLVDQEIRVRTKNE